Proteins from one Hirundo rustica isolate bHirRus1 chromosome 30, bHirRus1.pri.v3, whole genome shotgun sequence genomic window:
- the LOC120764465 gene encoding tubulin alpha-1C chain has product MRECISIHVGQAGVQIGNACWELYCLEHGIQPDGQMPSDKTIGGGDDSFNTFFSETGAGKHVPRAVFVDLEPTVIDEVRTGTYRQLFHPEQLITGKEDAANNYARGHYTIGKEIIDLVLDRIRKLADQCTGLQGFLVFHSFGGGTGSGFTSLLMERLSVDYGKKSKLEFSIYPAPQVSTAVVEPYNSILTTHTTLEHSDCAFMVDNEAIYDICRRNLDIERPTYTNLNRLISQIVSSITASLRFDGALNVDLTEFQTNLVPYPRIHFPLATYAPVISAEKAYHEQLTVAEITNACFEPANQMVKCDPRHGKYMACCLLYRGDVVPKDVNAAIATIKTKRTIQFVDWCPTGFKVGINYQPPTVVPGGDLAKVQRAVCMLSNTTAIAEAWARLDHKFDLMYAKRAFVHWYVGEGMEEGEFSEAREDMAALEKDYEEVGADSMEGDEEGEEY; this is encoded by the exons CGCGAGTGCATCTCCATCCACGTGGGCCAAGCGGGCGTGCAGATCGGCAATGCGTGCTGGGAGCTGTACTGCCTGGAGCACGGCATCCAGCCCGACGGGCAGATGCCCAGCGACAAGACCATCGGCGGCGGGGACGACTCCTTCAACACCTTCTTCAGCGAGACGGGCGCCGGCAAGCACGTGCCCCGGGCCGTGTTCGTGGACCTGGAGCCCACGGTGATCG ACGAGGTGCGCACCGGGACGTACCGGCAGCTCTTCCACCCCGAGCAGCTGATCACGGGCAAGGAGGATGCGGCCAACAACTACGCCCGCGGGCACTACACCATCGGGAAGGAGATCATCGACCTGGTCCTCGATCGCATCCGCAAGCTG GCTGACCAGtgcacagggctgcagggcttCCTGGTGTTCCACAGCTTTGGCGGTGGCACGGGCTCCGGCTTCACCTCCCTGCTGATGGAGCGGCTCTCTGTCGACTACGGCAAGAAGTCCAAGCTGGAGTTCTCCATCTACCCGGCCCCGCAGGTGTCCACGGCCGTGGTGGAGCCCTACAACTCCATCCTCACCACCCACACCACCCTGGAGCACTCCGACTGTGCCTTCATGGTGGACAACGAGGCCATCTACGACATCTGCCGCCGCAACCTGGACATCGAGCGCCCCACCTACACCAACCTGAACCGCCTCATCAGCCAGATCGTGTCGTCCATCACGGCCTCGTTGCGCTTCGACGGAGCCCTGAACGTCGACCTGACGGAATTCCAGACCAACCTGGTGCCGTACCCCCGCATCCACTTCCCGCTGGCCACCTACGCCCCGGTCATCTCCGCTGAGAAGGCGTATCACGAGCAGCTGACGGTGGCCGAGATCACCAACGCCTGCTTCGAGCCGGCCAACCAGATGGTGAAGTGCGACCCGCGGCACGGCAAGTACATGGCGTGCTGCCTGCTGTACCGCGGCGACGTGGTGCCCAAGGACGTCAACGCCGCCATCGCCACCATCAAGACCAAGCGCACCATCCAGTTTGTGGACTGGTGCCCCACCGGTTTCAAGGTGGGCATCAACTACCAGCCGCCCACGGTGGTGCCCGGCGGCGACCTGGCCAAGGTGCAGCGCGCCGTGTGCATGCTGAGCAACACCACGGCCATCGCCGAGGCCTGGGCCCGCCTGGACCACAAGTTTGACCTGATGTACGCCAAGAGAGCGTTCGTGCACTGGTACGTGGGCGAGGGCATGGAGGAGGGGGAGTTCTCGGAGGCCCGTGAGGATATGGCTGCCCTGGAGAAAGATTACGAGGAGGTGGGCGCTGACAGCATGGAGGGCGatgaggagggggaggaatACTAG